A stretch of the Salminus brasiliensis chromosome 23, fSalBra1.hap2, whole genome shotgun sequence genome encodes the following:
- the LOC140545540 gene encoding uncharacterized protein isoform X2, which yields MPAAHLAMEAQIWSVMESLAKAAVAEICTLIDSQCVEMRLEIRRGQSEIESLKGKLRDLKKALRNQPVPTVAPLHPPLLDIHADDVQQESDCEEEEEDTKTSSSGLMNFQEDCLLSSGDKPRILSDSLISEDKADTGLNTAAVKVEADSYSVSIAECVFQGCQTDQKLCTDAQGPMMGMNADGLHQEPDCKEEEEDDKTSSSGLTNLQEDSNRERLNCLLSPANQHTPFRQPQFLSDSLNSEDKADTGDTANAAIKVESKRYSVSIAECVFYGSQNDPRLYHLAGTSKGLPSCSIRHAVDSRAKQVKAGKIQDQARTSKQKSASWSTMPTKVNKSLPCSFCPKSFYRPSDLKVHQRIHTGEKPFGCAVCGKRFAIRGNLITHERAHSGIKPYTCQQCGKSFAHGSNLTAHLRVHTGEKPYCCSLCGKTFACHYNFKRHMTLHGQTDLTS from the exons ATGCCAGCAGCACATCTGGCTATGGAGGCTCAGATCTGGTCGGTGATGGAGAGCTTGGCCAAGGCAGCCGTGGCTGAGATCTGCACCCTCATAGACTCGCAGTGTGTGGAGATGCGTTTGGAGATCCGCAGGGGCCAGAGCGAGATCGAGTCTCTAAAGGGGAAACTGAGGGATCTGAAGAAGGCTCTGAGAAACCAGCCTGTCCCCACAGTCGCTCCGCTGCACCCCCCTCTCCTGG ATATACATGCTGATGATGTCCAGCAGGAGTCTGAttgtgaggaggaagaggaagataCAAAGACGAGTTCCTCTGGGCTGATGAACTTTCAGGAGGATTGTCTTCTGAGCTCTGGGGACAAACCCCGGATTCTCAGTGACTCTCTGATCTCTGAAGATAAAGCGGACACTGGTCTCAACACTGCTGCTGTAAAAGTGGAGGCCGACAGTTACTCTGTGTCCATAGCAGAGTGCGTCTTTCAGGGCTGCCAGACTGACCAGAAGCTATGCACAGACGCACAAGGCCCAATGATGG GTATGAACGCTGATGGTCTCCACCAGGAGCCTGACTGcaaggaagaagaggaagatgatAAGACGAGTTCCTCAGGATTGACGAACTTACAGGAGGATTCCAACCGAGAACGTCTGAATTGTCTTCTGAGCCCTGCAAACCAACACACTCCGTTTAGACAGCCCCAGTTTCTCAGTGACTCTCTGAACTCTGAAGATAAAGCAGACACTGGAGATACTGCCAATGCTGCTATAAAAGTAGAGTCCAAAAGGTACTCTGTGTCCATAGCAGAGTGTGTTTTTTATGGCTCCCAGAATGATCCCCGGCTGTATCATCTTGCAGGTACCAGTAAAGGTTTGCCCTCCTGCAGTATTAGGCATGCAGTAGATTCCCGGGCAAAACAAGTGAAAGCAGGAAAGATCCAGGACCAAGCCAGAACCTCCAAACAGAAATCTGCCAGTTGGTCGACAATGCCGACTAAGGTGAACAAGTCGCTGCCCTGTTCCTTTTGTCCTAAAAGCTTCTACAGGCCATCTGATCTGAAGGTacatcagcgcattcacacaggcgAGAAGCCCTTtggctgtgctgtgtgtgggAAAAGGTTTGCCATCAGGGGGAACCTCATCACCCATGAGAGAGCCCACAGCGGCATCAAACCATATACGTGCCAGCAGTGCGGGAAAAGCTTCGCCCATGGCTCCAACCTGACTGCACATCTGCGTGTCCACACCGGAGAAAAGCCCTACTGCTGCTCGCTGTGCGGCAAGACGTTCGCTTGCCATTACAATTTCAAAAGACACATGACTCTGCACGGTCAAACTGACCTCACCTCATGA
- the LOC140545535 gene encoding uncharacterized protein — translation MDNMPNSVALQKQIASIMDVLAKAAVAEISKVVDDGVVMLRLEICERENEIDTLKRNLQIVSNELRATRRALVRECVSGRSRQLEGVKEKDQRRTEKESGGDDLNVQREAVSTSAPRVKVKLERVEDDEEVQVVQDASQNTRTGLALPSGSTANEELAQVWSSEENTEMHSPEYFRSTYDQTNHRSDPAVSMERSYDPLKDRMEARCPNGEDIARHSEPSTDSLHVATDDLLRAPNGTGLQHSHSHPHNALIHPHPEGHGNFSALGVPARGRPMNRAMDVDKRRFPCMFCGKTFDRLSHVERHQRIHTGEKPFSCGLCGRGFTQKSSLKSHLKTHRVSGLPDEDNHFSNEWHMAPHCEEQIAAHSYINSQETHTEDQNTHVSCLTQENTHFINLEDEGLEQPVDPVDHQSTLTNPNSSPTDGTEKYADFCEIEGTDDEVVCVLEDGTKSEEKNEDQKDQTVNDFIPEEPRRLSSGSESVEGEEDTQALNSVNALNAAATEKDLEYCLPQSKYHLEATSTIIHSWEAPAVSNTKGFEGNHIHVKEEVEDDDISAMDEEEASREICYSLQSEEHNVASPINHISTAASLGTTEAIMVPNLPSNTTPQRPRVANGVQKRRERRFFCVHCGKCFDRMSHLDRHQRIHTGERPYSCGLCGRGFTQKSSLKGHMRTHVQERAFHCSVCGMSFPTRAGRYRHCCNQIETTGYLR, via the exons ATGGATAACATGCCCAACAGTGTTGCTCTCCAAAAACAAATAGCATCCATCATGGACGTGCTTGCCAAAGCCGCTGTGGCAGAAATCAGCAAAGTGGTGGACGATGGCGTGGTCATGTTACGGCTGGAGATCTGTGAACGAGAAAACGAAATCGACACCTTGAAGAGGAACCTGCAAATCGTGTCTAATGAGCTGCGGGCTACTCGCCGTGCTCTTGTCCGGGAGTGTGTTAGTGGTCGGTCGAGACAGCTGGAAG GAGTCAAAGAAAAAGACCAGAGAAGAACCGAAAAGGAGTCTGGAGGGGATGATCTGAACGTGCAGAGAGAAGCTGTCAGCACGTCAGCGCCCAGAGTAAAGGTTAAGCTTGAACGTGTTGAAGATGATGAGGAAGTGCAGGTGGTTCAAGATGCAAGCCAAAATACAAGGACGGGACTGGCCTTGCCTTCTGGTTCTACTGCGAACGAAGAGCTCGCCCAGGTGTGGTCGTCAGAAGAAAACACGGAAATGCACTCTCCTGAGTATTTCCGTTCCACATACGATCAGACAAATCACCGGTCAGATCCTGCTGTCTCTATGGAGAGGAGTTATGATCCACTCAAGGACAGAATGGAGGCAAGGTGTCCAAATGGAGAAGACATAGCTAGACACAGCGAGCCCTCCACAGATAGCCTGCATGTAGCTACAGATGACCTACTGAGAGCGCCAAATGGCACAGGCCTTCAGCACTcccactcacacccacacaatGCACTCATACACCCACACCCTGAGGGTCACGGTAACTTCAGTGCCCTCGGTGTTCCTGCCAGAGGGAGGCCAATGAACAGGGCAATGGACGTGGATAAGAGACGTTTTCCTTGCATGTTTTGTGGCAAGACTTTTGATCGGCTTAGTCACGTGGAGAGGCATCAGCGCATACACACTGGGGAGAAGCCTTTCAGCTGTGGGTTATGTGGCCGGGGCTTCACACAGAAGAGCAGCTTGAAAAGCCACCTGAAGACCCATCGAG TTTCTGGGCTGCCTGATGAAGACAACCACTTCAGTAATGAATGGCATATGGCGCCTCATTGTGAGGAGCAGATCGCTGCCCACTCATACATAAACAGTCAagagacacacactgaggaCCAGAATACACACGTGTCGTGTCTGACCCAAGAAAACACTCACTTCATCAACCTAGAGGATGAGGGGTTGGAGCAGCCAGTAGATCCGGTAGATCACCAGTCAACACTTACCAATCCAAACAGCAGCCCAACAGATGGAACCGAGAAGTATGCTGACTTCTGTGAGATAGAAGGTACTGATGACGAGGTGGTTTGTGTGCTGGAGGATGGTACGAAGTCTGAGGAGAAAAATGAGGATCAGAAAGACCAGACAGTGAATGATTTCATACCAGAAGAGCCTAGACGCCTCAGCTCTGGATCTGAGAGCGTAGAGGGTGAGGAAGACACACAGGCTCTGAATTCagtaaatgctttaaatgcagCTGCCACTGAAAAAGACCTGGAGTACTGTTTACCTCAGAGCAAGTATCACTTAGAGGCTACCTCAACCATCATACACTCATGGGAAGCTCCTGCAGTGTCCAACACCAAGGGTTTTGAGGGCAACCACATTCATGTGAAGGAGGAAGTGGAAGACGATGACATATCAGCAATGGATGAAGAAGAGGCTAGTCGAGAGATATGTTATTCTTTGCAGTCTGAGGAACACAACGTAGCTTCACCCATAAACCACATTTCGACAGCAGCTTCTCTTGGGACCACAGAGGCAATAATGGTGCCAAATTTACCTTCCAACACTACACCTCAGAGGCCCAGAGTTGCGAACGGGGTGCAGAAGAGGCGAGAAAGGCGCTTCTTCTGCGTTCACTGCGGGAAATGTTTTGACCGGATGAGCCACCTGGACCGGCACCAGCGGATCCACACCGGAGAGAGGCCCTACAGCTGTGGATTGTGTGGCAGGGGCTTCACTCAAAAGAGCAGCTTGAAGGGCCACATGCGGACACACGTGCAGGAACGGGCCTTCCACTGCTCCGTCTGCGGAATGAGCTTCCCCACACGAGCTGGACGCTACCGCCACTGTTGCAACCAAATCGAAACGACAGGCTACTTAAGATAA
- the LOC140545540 gene encoding uncharacterized protein isoform X1: MPAAHLAMEAQIWSVMESLAKAAVAEICTLIDSQCVEMRLEIRRGQSEIESLKGKLRDLKKALRNQPVPTVAPLHPPLLDIHADDVQQESDCEEEEEDTKTSSSGLMNFQEDCLLSSGDKPRILSDSLISEDKADTGLNTAAVKVEADSYSVSIAECVFQGCQTDQKLCTDAQGPMMGDGDDQYASKEDFHPQSLYSEQSHQSEEASPCKYDALFSHMTEQRNGEGNLSRVEFKTEPEEEPIAKRVNELAQCEITDSDGLPWPFLTAADFETQGCSSRLEQILHASQTDPQLFPLAGTSESLPSCSIKHAVDVRAKQAKARKVQDRIQARTFKQNSASWSAMLTKVKNLPKGNTHKPLPCSFCPKSFNNASDLKRHQRIHTGEKPFGCAVCGKRFALRGNLITHERAHSGSKPFTCQQCGKSFAHGSNLTAHQRVHTGEKPFCCSLCGKTFAWHYPFKRHMALHGQNGPNPGL; encoded by the exons ATGCCAGCAGCACATCTGGCTATGGAGGCTCAGATCTGGTCGGTGATGGAGAGCTTGGCCAAGGCAGCCGTGGCTGAGATCTGCACCCTCATAGACTCGCAGTGTGTGGAGATGCGTTTGGAGATCCGCAGGGGCCAGAGCGAGATCGAGTCTCTAAAGGGGAAACTGAGGGATCTGAAGAAGGCTCTGAGAAACCAGCCTGTCCCCACAGTCGCTCCGCTGCACCCCCCTCTCCTGG ATATACATGCTGATGATGTCCAGCAGGAGTCTGAttgtgaggaggaagaggaagataCAAAGACGAGTTCCTCTGGGCTGATGAACTTTCAGGAGGATTGTCTTCTGAGCTCTGGGGACAAACCCCGGATTCTCAGTGACTCTCTGATCTCTGAAGATAAAGCGGACACTGGTCTCAACACTGCTGCTGTAAAAGTGGAGGCCGACAGTTACTCTGTGTCCATAGCAGAGTGCGTCTTTCAGGGCTGCCAGACTGACCAGAAGCTATGCACAGACGCACAAGGCCCAATGATGG gagacGGCGACGATCAGTATGCCAGTAAAGAAGACTTCCACCCTCAGTCTCTTTATTCAGAGCAGTCCCATCAGTCTGAAGAAGCATCGCCATGCAAATATGATGCACTGTTTAGTCATATGACTGAGCAGAGGAACGGGGAAGGGAATCTTAGTAGGGTGGAGTTTAAGACTGAGCCGGAGGAGGAGCCTATAGCGAAGAGGGTGAATGAATTGGCGCAGTGCGAGATAACGGACAGCGATGGTTTACCATGGCCCTTTTTGACTGCTGCAGACTTCGAGACACAAGGTTGTTCTTCTAGGCTGGAGCAGATTTTACATGCTTCCCAAACTGACCCCCAGCTATTTCCTCTCGCAGGGACCAGTGAGAGTTTACCCTCATGCAGTATTAAGCATGCAGTGGATGTCCGGGCAAAACAGGCGAAGGCAAGAAAGGTCCAGGACCGAATTCAAGCCAGAACCTTCAAACAGAACTCTGCCAGTTGGTCGGCGATGCTGACAAAGGTGAAGAACCTGCCAAAAGGCAACACGCACAAGCCGCTGCCTTGTTCTTTTTGCCCTAAAAGCTTCAACAACGCGTCTGACCTGAAGAGACATCAGCGGATCCACACGGGCGAGAAGCCCTTTGGCTGTGCGGTGTGTGGGAAAAGGTTTGCCCTTAGGGGAAACCTCATCACACATGAGAGAGCCCACAGTGGCAGCAAACCCTTTACATGCCAGCAGTGCGGGAAAAGCTTTGCCCATGGCTCCAACCTGACAGCCCATCAGCGAGTCCACACTGGAGAAAAGCCCTTTTGCTGCTCGCTGTGCGGGAAGACGTTCGCTTGGCATTACCCTTTCAAAAGACACATGGCTCTGCATGGTCAGAATGGCCCAAACCCAGGACTGTAG
- the ncstn gene encoding nicastrin, which translates to MGPESFKWLHLLVISFFHTYVSCSSVDQKIYIQLNNTVPCVRLLNATHQIGCQSSISGDTGVLHVFEGEADLEWILTSGPHPPYMVLMEAAFFTRPTMTRMKNSSRVAGVAVISSSTAPADGFSPHTSCPNQNTGVYGDRYGPELANCNNTLWNPLGNNLSYEDFAFPIFFLQNDNQTQVIRKCYEDHNMRVNGTAPQYPLCAMQLFSHMHAVTDTVTCMRRTDLQNSFSINPEKLCDPLNDFNVWASIRPLNSSVKGHKENESVVIAATRLDGRSFFWDIATSAEGTVSGIVTLLAAAQALYPVTQEAPPTRNIFFTFFQGEAFDYIGSSRMVYDMENAKFVIDLDNVHSMLEIGQVGLRNGQNLWMHSDPVSRKNISVNEEVVKLVANIRTAADSLKLSVDEPDTTQALPPSSFQRFLRARPIPGVVFADHRSSFTNRYYESLYDTPEYLNVTYPPGLSPEEQLEYETEAAKSLSEVATLVARSLYKQAGGEDRFLNNITADTKTVAKLLYGFLIKSNNSWFSSLLPPEALGRGSILGSGAPQYYIGLRLDNTVKSVTRFVQFILANMTGTVLSLNQSQCQNPNNVPGLSKDLYSYSWISGPVSANGTTDSYCVRASVRLAKALSPAFELLEYGSKEYSTWTESRWKTIGARIFLVASPQLEMMTLGVGVAVLLVSLVVTYFISSKAELLFSSTREAPATTY; encoded by the exons atGGGTCCGGAGTCCTTCAAATGGCTTCATTTGTTGGTCATTAGTTTCTTTCACACGT ATGTGAGCTGTAGCTCTGTAGATCAGAAGATCTACATTCAGCTAAACAACACAGTCCCATGCGTCCGGCTGCTCAATGCCACACATCAGATAGGCTGCCAGT CCTCTATATCTGGGGACACTGGGGTCCTCCATGTGTTTGAGGGAGAAGCAGACCTGGAGTGGATCCTCACCAGTGGACCTCATCCTCCCTACATGGTACTCATGGAGGCAGCTTTCTTCACCAG GCCGACCATGACGAGGATGAAGAACTCCAGCAGGGTTGCAGGTGTGGCTGTCATAAGCTCCAGTACAGCCCCAGCTGATGGCTTCTCCCCACACACATCCTGCCCCAACCAGAACACAG GTGTGTACGGAGACCGCTATGGTCCAGAATTGGCCAATTGTAATAATACATTGTGGAATCCTCTGGGAAACAACCTGTCCTATGAAGACTTTGCTTTCCCCATCTTctttctccaaaatgacaatcAGACCCAGGTCATCCgcaag TGCTATGAGGATCATAACATGCGTGTTAATGGCACTGCACCCCAGTACCCGCTCTGTGCCATGCAGCTGTTCTCTCACATGCACGCCGTCACGGACACAGTGACCTGCATGAGGCGCACTGACCTACAGAACAGCTTCAGCATCAACCCAG AGAAACTATGTGATCCACTCAATGACTTCAATGTGTGGGCGTCCATCCGGCCGCTCAACAGTAGCGTCAAGGGCCACAAAGAGAACGAGAGCGTGGTCATAGCAGCGACCAGG ctggatgGACGGTCGTTTTTCTGGGACATTGCTACATCAGCTGAGGGAACAGTCTCTGGTATCGTGACTCTCCTGGCCGCCGCTCAGGCTCTGTATCCTGTCACTCAAGAAGCTCCTCCTACACGCAATATCTTCTTCACCTTTTTCCAGGGG GAAGCCTTTGATTACATTGGTAGTTCCCGGATGGTGTATGATATGGAGAACGCTAAATTTGTGATTGATTTGGACAACGTGCACTCAATGCTGGAGATTGGACAG GTTGGGCTGAGGAACGGACAGAATCTGTGGATGCATTCAGACCCTGTGTCACGTAAAAACATCTCGGTGAACGAGGAG gttgtAAAGCTGGTGGCAAACATCCGGACTGCAGCTGACTCGCTCAAACTCTCAGTGGACGAGCCTGACACGACTCAGGCCTTACCTCCCTCCTCCTTCCAGCGCTTCCTGCGGGCTCGGCCTATCCCAGGCGTGGTGTTTGCAGACCACCGATCATCCTTTACCAACAG GTACTATGAGAGTCTGTATGACACGCCTGAATACCTGAATGTGACGTATCCTCCTGGCCTGAGCCCAGAGGAACAGCTAGAGTATGAGACAGAGGCTGCCAAG TCTCTCAGTGAAGTGGCTACTCTAGTTGCTCGTTCACTGTATAAGCAGGCCGGAGGAGAAGACCGATTTCTCAACAACATCACTGCAGACACCAAGACA GTGGCCAAGCTGCTGTATGGATTCCTGATCAAGTCTAATAATAGTTGGTTCAGTTCCCTACTGCCCCCTGAGGCGCTTGGACGCGGTTCAATTCTAG GGTCTGGTGCTCCTCAGTACTACATCGGCCTGCGGCTGGATAACACTGTGAAGAGCGTAACTCGCTTTGTGCAGTTTATTCTAGCCAACATGACCGGGACGGTCCTCAGCCTTAACCAGAGTCAGTGCCAGAACCCTAACAATGTGCCTGGCCTGAGCAAAGAT TTGTACTCATACTCGTGGATATCTGGGCCTGTCTCGGCTAATGGCACAACAGACTCTTATTGTGTACGTGCATCTGTGCGCCTGGCCAAAGCACTGTCCCCTGCCTTCGAGCTTCTGGAGTACGGCTCCAAGGAGTACTCCACATGGACAGAGTCACGCTGGAAGACCATAGGAGCACGCATCTTTCTGGTTGCAAGTCCACAGCTTGAG ATGATGACATTGGGAGTGGGCGTGGCTGTCTTGCTTGTGTCTCTTGTGGTGACTTACTTCATCAGCTCAAAGGCGGAGCTTCTGTTTAGCTCAACCCGCGAGGCCCCAGCAACCACCTACTGA